GGACATCACACGCTGGAAACGTGCCGACGAGATGCTGCGCGAGGGGGCCGAGCGATTTCGTCTGGCGACGGAATGCTATCCTGGCCCTGTGATGATCTACGACGCTCAAGGGCGCGTCCAATTCGCCAACACGCGCGCCGAGCAGATGATCCGCCGCACGCGAGACGAGATCGTCGGCAAACGCGATGAGGAGATCCTTCCTCGCCAATTCACAGACAGTTATCGTCCCTATCTGCTACGCGCGATCGAGACGGGCGACAGTCAGACTGTCGAAGTCGCGGCACCGCGACGCAAGGGAGGGGTACACCTGGTCATTAACTTCGTGCCGCTCGCGAACCTGCACGGACAAGTGCAAGAAGTTCTGGCCGTCGGCCACGACATAACTCGTCAGAAGGAGGTCGAACGAGAGTTGCGTTGCCGCGAGCGGGAGTTTCGCTCATTGGCCGACAGCATGCCGGACGTCGTCGCACGATTCGACCGCGAGCTGCGACACTTGTTCGTCAATCGCCAGGTCGAGCCGCGGACAGGCTTCACGCCTCAATCGTTTTTGGGCAAATCCAATCGCGAACTGCCGATGCCGCCCGATTTGGTCGCGAAGTGGGACGAGAGCATGCGGCAGGTGCTCGACTCGGGTCGGCCGGCGCAGATCGGCTTTCAATTCGCCGTGCCACGCCAGGTGCGTCACTTCGAGTCGCGCATCATTCCGGAGCGGAACGATTCCGGCAGCGTGGAAACAATCCTCGTCATCACGCGCGATGTTACGGATCGCTGCCTTGCTGAACAAGAGTTGCAACGGTATCGCGAGCATCTAGAGCAACTGGTGCAATCACGAACGCGGGCGCTCGAAGCATCACAAGACATGTTGCGGGCGGCCGAACGGCTGGCCTCGCTGGGCACGTTGGCGGCCGGAATTGCCCATGAGATCAATAATCCGGTCGGCACCATTTTGCTGGCGGCCGAGATGGCGCGCGTGGCCCAGGCTGATGGCGACGACGCGGTCGTGGCACGCTGCCTGGACGGAATTGCAGGCGATGCACAGCGATGCGCCCGGATCGTCAAGAACGTGCTCGGGTTCGCCCGTCAATCACCTACCGAAAAGCACTTGCAGTCCCTCAACGAAGTAGTCGAGCGGGCTGCCGAACGGATGCGAGGATATCTGACTTCGCACGACGTCACTCTGCATGTCGCTCTGGATCCCGCGGTCGGCGATCTGCCGATGAACGCCACGGCCATCGACCAAGTGATGGGTAATCTATTACAAAACGCGGCCGAGTCGCGCACCGAACCGATGAATATCACGGTCACGACAGGCGTGCAGGACGACCACTATACGGTCGCCGTGGCAGACGACGGACCCGGCATTCCCGCTGATGTGCAGGCCCACGTCTTCGATCCTTTTTACACGACGCGACGCGCCGGCGGTGGCACAGGGCTAGGGCTGAGCATCGTGCATGGCAACATCAAGGATCATCAAGGGCGCGTGCGCGTCGACAGCGCGCCAGGGGTTGGCACGATATTCCGCATCGAATTGCCCCGCCACGATGCTAAATAGCGCTTGCGGAAACGACGTCCGCCTACTGACGCCCAAATGATCACGCCGCAGCGACGCAGCAGCCTGGCGATGAATAGCCCAAGTTCACTGATCTGGCTCTCGCGCCGAAGTGAGTGCTTCTCCCTGCATATTTGCCATGTTGACAAGTCGTGGCACTCGGGGCCGACGGCGCGCGGGACCTGCCCCGACTCGGGCACCGGGCTGTTAGCAAGGCGTCGGACCTGCTCTACTTAGGTTCTGAAACGGGGCCTGTCTCGGACACGCAAAGGATTTCGACGGATGCCGTTCTGCAAGTGCCCCAAGTGCAAGGCCGTTTTCACGCTGCAAGTCGCCGATGAAAAAGCATGGCGCGCCGAAAAGTGGCCTACCTTCGCCGCGAGCGAAGTCGTACCCGAGACATGTCCGCGCTGCGCTGAAAAGGCACTTGATCGCATGACAGAGACCGGGGGCGGTCCGCCCTTGTCGCTGGGCTAACGCCTGGTAACGGCGTCGATACCGATCGCAGCCTGACAGCGGTTCGCCTTTATTGCATTGCGCCCGACGCGCCTGCTGGTACCTTGCGCTGGCCGTGGCACCAGGTAGTTGGTCCTCATGCCCCGTGCGCCGAACAAAACGACGGACGACCTGGACCAGACTGCCAAGAAGTCGAGAGCATCTCTCTCTCGATCACATTGGCACCTGCCATCGACCGCGCCAGGGCGCGATTTTCATGCGCGGCAATAAAGCCGCAATAAGACTGGAAAGAGCAAAAACGGTCAGGCAA
This genomic window from Pirellulales bacterium contains:
- a CDS encoding PAS domain-containing protein, with the protein product MLDQPPTELDAALEGSAMGELPNSQLLWQSIVAHSPDTIMLTDATGCILYINRVLPSLKIHDVVGHSAFEFLSVANHDRFHQALRNACGLGQVDQFEHRAIDGSWWIARLAPLPDQPVPTVLIVSTDITRWKRADEMLREGAERFRLATECYPGPVMIYDAQGRVQFANTRAEQMIRRTRDEIVGKRDEEILPRQFTDSYRPYLLRAIETGDSQTVEVAAPRRKGGVHLVINFVPLANLHGQVQEVLAVGHDITRQKEVERELRCREREFRSLADSMPDVVARFDRELRHLFVNRQVEPRTGFTPQSFLGKSNRELPMPPDLVAKWDESMRQVLDSGRPAQIGFQFAVPRQVRHFESRIIPERNDSGSVETILVITRDVTDRCLAEQELQRYREHLEQLVQSRTRALEASQDMLRAAERLASLGTLAAGIAHEINNPVGTILLAAEMARVAQADGDDAVVARCLDGIAGDAQRCARIVKNVLGFARQSPTEKHLQSLNEVVERAAERMRGYLTSHDVTLHVALDPAVGDLPMNATAIDQVMGNLLQNAAESRTEPMNITVTTGVQDDHYTVAVADDGPGIPADVQAHVFDPFYTTRRAGGGTGLGLSIVHGNIKDHQGRVRVDSAPGVGTIFRIELPRHDAK